From Arachis hypogaea cultivar Tifrunner chromosome 3, arahy.Tifrunner.gnm2.J5K5, whole genome shotgun sequence:
AATTGGGGTTTTCCGTTGAAGAAGCGTGAATGGCGATGGAGCAAGAAAGAAGGTCCTAGATTTTTATCTGATCCATATTCAATACAATTCTTTTTCCTGCAAGGTACCTACTCTCAGATCGAAGGGAAAAAGAGGgttctttcttctgagttgttgTTTCTGCCATGGCGGAGAGCTCGAAGGAGGAGTTATTGGAGCTCATCAAGCGCCTCACTCTCAAGATTTCCGACCTCTTTTCCTCTTCCCTCAACAACCttgtactctctctctctctctctgatgaTTCCACAAGATTCCATCTTTTTCTTTaatgccccccccccccccccaaaaaaaaaaacttgttgtGTGAATTTCGAGCTTTTCTTCTGTAATGATTGGGGATGGTACAATTCTTAGCTCAAATAGAGAGCTTTTAAGTTtctctgtttaattttttttaattgttgattttttttttaaaaattcggtTATTTCAGTTGAAAGTTTTGGAGGGACTAGGATTGCGAAACAGGAATGTCATTATGGGCACTTAAATACAGTCTTAGGGTTACAGTTTTCATTCATGTGTTTCTTGTCtgtatgaaaaatatgaaatttttgtaGCTTGTTTGACATTGATAATAGTAAATATTATAGTGCTGAATTTGAATTGCTTATTTGCTTGGGCTACCTTTTTTCTGAGTAATTGTAGTTGAAGTAACTGGTTTTTCAATTCATGGCTATGACTTTAGCGAACAATGACAATGTAGGACTTGAGTCTGTTCCTTTGTGTCTACAATGAGTGTGTATTTCTTAGTTGGATTATGTTTCTTACATTGATGCAGTGTTTTATTAATTTCTTATAGCAACTTACTCGGTTGGCGTTGTAATATGCGCTATGGAATAGCAGTGTATGTAGAACTTATCACCTCCTACTGGTTTAGTGAACCTCTCATTGTTGCCTTGACTGGTAGTGTAATACAGAGAAAAATTACTATCTTTGTGCAAACCTATTGGATTCTCATTTTGCTCAACTTGGTGTTAGGATACACACTCTATTGGTGCTGTTGCGGGCCTTGCTGTTGCAATTTTTTTCACCTGGAGGCTGTTGAGATCACCTTCTGTGTCTCAACGCAGGCAACAAAAACGACAAGTTGCTTCTTCCAGCACACCTGGAGTCAGTGCACATTCAAATGCTGTGGTGGTTCCTTCTGGGGTTTGTTCAACATCAGAGGATTCAAGGGCACAAAATGTTGTTGATGAGTTCTTTCAGCCAGTCAAAGTAAATGTCTTTGCCTTGTTTGAGTTTGGTTGCTTCATGTATAGTTGGTTCACTATTCTTAGCTTACTTTTTCTGCCATTTTTTCCAGCCATCGTTGGGCCAGATTGTGAGGCAGAGGTTGAGTGAAGGAAGAAAGGTAATTAAATGTACCCTGATTTTaggtttatatataatttttcactAAAATTGCTTTTTGTGATCCCTAAGTTATGTGATAAATAACTTCAAAGGTTAAAATTTCCTGAACATACTTTTTCTGGGAAGAAACACAAAATAGAATTATTGATCATAGTAATCTGTTGGGAGGAGTTTTTTTGCATTATCAATGCTTTTAATTACTAACGATGTATGTTGATAGATGCTATTAGTCTCTCtgtcatttttatgtatttatttatttattttccggTTGTAAACACAAATAAGACTTGTTTCCCAATTGACTTTGAGCAACATAGGTACATGATGAAATGATGCAAATTTAGAATTACTGGATTTGTTAAACTTTAGACATTGCTTATGTCATTTTTCCGTGTTTTGTAATGCTGAATGTTATGCTATATTTTGGGTTCTATGCAGGTTACTTGTCGTCTTCTTGGAGTGATCCTAGAGGAAACTAGTCCAGAGGAGCTTCAGGTGGTGAGATTGTTCCTTTTTTATACTTTTGTCTAAGACATTAATGTGAACCAAGATATCAGTGTGGTTCATTCTGTTCTTGACAGAAACAAGCAACTGTGAAGTCCTCTGTGCTGGAAGTATTGTTGGAAATAacaaaattttgtgatttatatctCATGGAAAGAGTCTTGGACGATGAAAGTGAGGTATGTCATTTATCAGTCTATATTTGGTGTCCATGTTTCTTGTCTGATTCCGATGAGCTTAATGCAATTGATTATCAACTATTCACATTAGATGCAGTTTATACTATTGCTCAGCTGTTATGTTTCAGATCATCAAAACTTAATATACTTCTCTTCTTTTGGTGTAATTATTTCTGCAGAAGAGAGTTCTTGCTGCATTAGAAGATGCTGGGATATTTACTTCAGGTGGTTTAGTCAAAGACAAGGTATATAAATGTTGCATTGTAAAGTTTAAATGAAAGGTACTGTTGTAGTTAGAGGTAGAGATCTCGTAATACCTGAGGAGAGTAGATTAAAGTTTAAAGGTTTAAATT
This genomic window contains:
- the LOC112789665 gene encoding peroxisome biogenesis protein 22 — translated: MAESSKEELLELIKRLTLKISDLFSSSLNNLDTHSIGAVAGLAVAIFFTWRLLRSPSVSQRRQQKRQVASSSTPGVSAHSNAVVVPSGVCSTSEDSRAQNVVDEFFQPVKPSLGQIVRQRLSEGRKVTCRLLGVILEETSPEELQKQATVKSSVLEVLLEITKFCDLYLMERVLDDESEKRVLAALEDAGIFTSGGLVKDKVLFCSTENGRSSFVRQLEPDWHVDSNPEIISQLARFIKYQLHVAPFRPERAAANVFCAPSLEHFFGSI